The Lonsdalea populi genome window below encodes:
- a CDS encoding DUF2058 domain-containing protein, with amino-acid sequence MAKLTLQEQMLKAGLVTSKKMAKVQRTAKKSRIQAREARAAVEENKKEQLERDKQLSEQQKMATLSKEYKAQVKQLIEMNRINMLKGDIGFNFTDGNLIKKIIVDKLTQTQLISGRLAIARLVKDKSGESEYAIIPASVADKIAQRDANTIVLNSALSQEEQDEEDPYADFKVPDDLMW; translated from the coding sequence ATGGCCAAACTTACCTTACAAGAACAGATGTTGAAAGCTGGATTAGTGACCAGCAAAAAAATGGCTAAAGTCCAAAGAACGGCTAAAAAATCACGCATTCAGGCTCGTGAGGCAAGAGCGGCGGTGGAAGAAAATAAAAAAGAACAACTCGAACGTGACAAACAGCTAAGCGAACAGCAGAAAATGGCTACTCTATCCAAAGAGTACAAAGCTCAGGTGAAGCAGCTGATTGAGATGAACAGAATCAATATGTTAAAGGGCGATATTGGCTTCAACTTCACAGATGGTAATTTAATCAAAAAAATAATTGTCGATAAGCTAACGCAAACTCAGCTAATTAGCGGTCGTCTCGCCATCGCACGTTTGGTGAAAGATAAGAGTGGTGAGAGCGAATATGCCATTATTCCTGCGAGTGTAGCCGATAAAATTGCTCAGCGTGATGCAAACACCATCGTATTAAATAGTGCGCTTAGTCAGGAAGAGCAGGATGAAGAAGACCCTTACGCCGATTTCAAAGTGCCCGATGATTTGATGTGGTAA
- the cspE gene encoding transcription antiterminator/RNA stability regulator CspE, whose translation MSDKMTGLVKWFNADKGFGFITPSNGSKDVFVHFSAIQGDNFKTLYEGQKVEFLVENGAKGPSATNVVAE comes from the coding sequence ATGTCTGATAAAATGACTGGTTTAGTAAAATGGTTCAACGCTGATAAAGGCTTTGGTTTTATCACTCCGAGCAATGGCAGCAAAGATGTGTTCGTTCACTTCTCTGCCATCCAAGGTGATAATTTCAAAACGCTTTATGAAGGCCAGAAAGTTGAATTCTTGGTTGAAAATGGTGCAAAAGGTCCTTCAGCTACCAATGTTGTTGCTGAATAA
- a CDS encoding GlpM family protein has translation MAILLKAVLGALVVVLIGLLAKTRNYYIAGLVPLFPTFALIAHYIVGTERGLDALRSTILFGIWSVIPYLIYLISLYYFTDMMKLAQALAASVVCWCLSAAVLIKIWSW, from the coding sequence ATGGCTATCCTTTTAAAAGCCGTGCTTGGCGCATTGGTTGTTGTGTTGATTGGGCTCCTAGCGAAGACGCGTAATTATTACATTGCCGGGCTGGTGCCACTTTTTCCCACATTTGCGTTGATTGCCCATTATATCGTAGGTACCGAACGTGGGTTGGATGCGCTGCGTTCTACCATTCTGTTTGGCATTTGGTCTGTTATCCCTTACCTGATTTATCTCATCTCGCTCTACTATTTCACGGATATGATGAAATTGGCGCAGGCGCTTGCGGCTTCCGTGGTTTGTTGGTGCCTTTCTGCGGCAGTATTGATTAAAATCTGGAGCTGGTAG
- a CDS encoding rhodanese family protein — MPSSQSVTPQIAQQLLKMGAVLVDIRLVDEYEREHIPHSVSCPMASLNVDKMHEVLSGANNVIFLCLSGMRSTQHRAQLTEAAGAAQTYLLTGGLQAWKRAGLPTVKGKRQAMDIMRQVQIVAGSTVLAGVILGQVLHPAFYWLAGIVGAGLVFSGLSGFCGLARFLMRMPWNREG; from the coding sequence ATGCCGTCGTCTCAATCTGTGACCCCGCAAATAGCGCAACAATTACTGAAGATGGGGGCGGTGCTGGTGGATATCCGTCTGGTCGATGAGTATGAGCGTGAACATATACCTCACTCTGTGTCCTGCCCGATGGCATCGCTGAATGTCGATAAAATGCATGAGGTTCTCTCTGGTGCGAATAACGTGATTTTTTTGTGTCTTTCAGGGATGCGCTCTACTCAGCATCGCGCTCAATTGACCGAGGCGGCGGGTGCGGCTCAGACGTATTTGCTGACCGGAGGATTACAGGCATGGAAGCGCGCCGGTTTGCCCACAGTGAAAGGTAAACGCCAGGCGATGGACATCATGCGGCAGGTTCAAATCGTCGCGGGCAGTACTGTATTGGCCGGAGTAATTCTGGGACAGGTATTGCATCCAGCATTTTATTGGCTAGCGGGTATCGTTGGGGCTGGACTGGTGTTTTCTGGACTCAGCGGCTTCTGCGGTTTGGCCCGCTTTCTCATGCGCATGCCGTGGAACCGTGAAGGCTAA
- the ompX gene encoding outer membrane protein OmpX, with amino-acid sequence MKKIACLSALACVLAVSAGSAMAGESTVSVGYAQGDAQGVMNKLPGFNLKYRYEFDNSPLGVIGSFTYLQDSQTVNNVYQKGTYYGFSAGPAFRFNDWASIYGVVGMSSGKYTHNADNGTANAKNDDVGVVYGAGLQFNPMQNVALDVGYEQSRIRSVDVGSWNVGVGYRF; translated from the coding sequence ATGAAAAAAATTGCGTGTCTTTCAGCTTTGGCTTGTGTTTTAGCCGTAAGTGCCGGTTCTGCGATGGCTGGCGAGAGTACTGTATCTGTAGGTTATGCCCAGGGTGATGCTCAAGGTGTTATGAACAAGCTCCCGGGTTTCAACCTGAAATACCGTTATGAATTCGACAACTCTCCGCTGGGTGTGATCGGTTCATTCACCTACCTGCAAGACAGCCAGACCGTAAATAACGTCTACCAGAAAGGGACTTATTACGGCTTCAGCGCTGGTCCTGCTTTCCGCTTCAATGACTGGGCAAGCATCTACGGTGTTGTCGGTATGAGCAGCGGCAAGTACACCCACAACGCTGATAACGGTACTGCAAACGCTAAGAACGATGATGTCGGCGTTGTATACGGTGCCGGTCTGCAGTTCAACCCAATGCAGAACGTTGCGCTGGATGTAGGTTACGAACAGAGCCGTATCCGCAGTGTGGATGTCGGCAGCTGGAACGTTGGCGTAGGCTACCGTTTCTAA